Sequence from the Sporichthyaceae bacterium genome:
CGCTGAACGACCTGCGCCGCCGCGTCGAGGGCACCGGCGCTGCGATTTCCTGGCCCCGCCGCACCGTGCTGCCCCGCGAATGGGCCGCCGTGGTGGAGACCCTCGGCTGGTTCGCGGGTTGGGACGGGCTGCGCGCGATCCTGCCGGCCCGGCATTGACGGCTTACCCGGCGGCGCGGGCGCGGTAGAGGTCGCGCAACAGGGCGATCTCGGCCCCGTGGTGCAGGGCCTCGCGGTTGATGTGCAGGACGAGTTCGGCCATCGGGTGCTCGGCCCACGGGCCCTCCGCCGCCCCGCACGGCCGGGCCAGACCGTCGAGGCCCAGGCCCCGCACGCCGGCCGTCCAGGCGTCGTAGGCCGCGTCGAGTTGCGCCAGCGCCTGCGCCGCGCTGCCCGCGTAGGCGAAGGTGTTGTAATCGCACGGCGGCGCGCCGAAGTGATTCGCCGCCCGCATCCCGAACACGCCGACGATCAGGTGCGCGAGCCGCCACCCG
This genomic interval carries:
- a CDS encoding DinB family protein, whose amino-acid sequence is MSARGLDVELTGTSMDWSRLLDEQLSWWWVQHVRRRMHGLTDEEYFWEPAPDAWGIRPEGSSAAPVTAGSGRYRVDFAFPEPDPAPVTTIGWRLAHLIVGVFGMRAANHFGAPPCDYNTFAYAGSAAQALAQLDAAYDAWTAGVRGLGLDGLARPCGAAEGPWAEHPMAELVLHINREALHHGAEIALLRDLYRARAAG